A region from the Cellvibrio sp. PSBB006 genome encodes:
- a CDS encoding Trm112 family protein: protein MIDKKLLSILVCPVSKAELDYQPEKQELVCWASGLAYPIRDGIPVMLESEARQLTSEEKAQRKS from the coding sequence ATGATCGATAAAAAACTTCTCAGTATTTTAGTATGCCCTGTGAGCAAAGCCGAGTTGGACTACCAGCCGGAAAAACAGGAATTGGTCTGTTGGGCGAGTGGTCTGGCTTATCCCATCCGCGACGGCATTCCCGTTATGCTTGAAAGTGAAGCTCGTCAATTAACGAGTGAAGAAAAAGCGCAACGTAAAAGTTGA
- a CDS encoding M23 family metallopeptidase — MNAAVFALEFQGKWQQGAVLLGRVPAGTQVEFMDRSVRIADDGQFVIGLGRDAQPKAVVTTIDKNGKRQEHEFTVAARQYNIQRVTGVPQRTVTPSPEQIERSRREARMAADARTVDLPLRDFAQPFTWPLVGRITGVYGSQRFYNGEPNSPHYGIDIAAPTGTEVRAPAGGMVTLVHPDMFFSGGTLIVDHGHGLSSTFIHLHKILVEKGERVEQGQVIAQVGASGRATGPHLDWRMNWFVERVDPSLLVEPMPELKPIANKE; from the coding sequence GTGAATGCAGCCGTTTTTGCCTTGGAGTTTCAGGGGAAATGGCAGCAGGGCGCTGTGCTCCTGGGGCGTGTGCCGGCGGGTACGCAAGTTGAATTTATGGATCGCTCCGTGCGCATTGCCGATGATGGCCAGTTCGTTATCGGATTGGGGCGCGATGCGCAGCCCAAGGCTGTTGTGACAACAATTGATAAAAATGGCAAGCGTCAGGAGCATGAATTTACTGTTGCCGCGCGCCAATACAACATCCAGCGTGTTACCGGTGTTCCGCAGCGCACGGTTACGCCATCTCCCGAACAAATAGAGCGCAGTCGTCGCGAAGCCAGGATGGCAGCGGACGCTCGCACCGTGGACTTACCCTTACGGGATTTTGCGCAACCATTTACGTGGCCACTCGTAGGACGCATTACCGGCGTGTACGGAAGTCAGCGCTTCTACAATGGTGAGCCTAACTCCCCACATTACGGGATAGATATCGCCGCACCAACCGGTACAGAAGTAAGGGCACCGGCTGGGGGAATGGTCACCCTGGTCCATCCCGATATGTTTTTCTCTGGGGGCACCTTGATTGTTGATCATGGACATGGCCTATCCTCAACATTTATTCACCTTCACAAGATCCTTGTTGAAAAAGGGGAGCGTGTTGAGCAGGGGCAGGTCATTGCGCAAGTTGGCGCCAGCGGTCGCGCTACCGGCCCCCATCTGGATTGGCGCATGAATTGGTTTGTAGAGCGAGTTGACCCATCCTTATTGGTAGAGCCGATGCCTGAACTGAAACCGATTGCGAACAAGGAATAA
- the pyk gene encoding pyruvate kinase has protein sequence MLRRTKIVSTLGPASESAEVLEQLILAGVNVVRLNFSHGSPEDHRRRAEMVREIAAKHKLYVAVLGDLQGPKIRVARFAEGKIQLKVGDKFILDAALPRDAGDQHQVGIDYKELPNDCRPGDKLLLDDGRVVLGVDRIEGTKIYCTTLVGGPLSNNKGINRQGGGLTAPALTEKDLADIKTAAEIDVDYLAVSFPRSAEDMNYARSLLEAAGGKAGLVSKIERAEAVADDAVLDDIIRASDAVMVARGDLGVEIGDAALIGVQKRIIERSRALNKVVITATQMMESMINSPLPTRAEVFDVANAVLDGTDAVMLSAETAAGSFPVQTVEAMVRIIIGAEKHPMASFSKYRMDEEFTTIDESIALAAMYTANHLDKVKAIIAFTESGSTPRLMSRVGSQLPIFAFSRHMHTQRRVALYRGVYPVPFDTASTPCADDYLRAVNNLKDAGVLVDGDLVILSSGDTNLLGGTNTMKILRVGDKI, from the coding sequence ATGTTAAGACGTACAAAAATCGTCAGTACCTTGGGACCAGCTTCGGAATCAGCCGAAGTCCTGGAGCAGTTGATTCTGGCCGGTGTGAATGTGGTTCGCCTGAACTTCTCTCACGGCTCGCCCGAAGATCATCGCCGCCGTGCGGAAATGGTGCGCGAAATTGCAGCCAAGCATAAATTGTATGTGGCTGTATTGGGCGATCTGCAAGGTCCCAAAATTCGTGTTGCGCGCTTTGCTGAAGGTAAGATTCAGCTGAAGGTGGGCGATAAATTTATCCTCGATGCTGCATTGCCGCGCGATGCTGGTGACCAGCATCAAGTGGGTATTGATTACAAAGAACTGCCCAACGATTGCCGTCCAGGCGATAAATTGCTGCTTGATGATGGCCGGGTTGTTCTGGGCGTTGATCGCATCGAAGGGACCAAGATTTACTGCACCACTTTGGTGGGTGGCCCCTTGTCCAACAACAAGGGCATCAACCGTCAGGGCGGGGGGCTAACAGCGCCGGCGCTGACAGAGAAAGACCTGGCGGATATCAAGACCGCAGCTGAGATTGACGTAGATTACCTGGCGGTCTCTTTTCCACGTAGCGCCGAAGATATGAATTATGCGCGTTCATTGCTGGAAGCGGCTGGTGGCAAAGCGGGTCTGGTATCGAAAATCGAACGAGCGGAAGCGGTAGCTGATGACGCTGTACTGGATGACATTATCCGTGCAAGTGATGCCGTCATGGTGGCTCGTGGTGATTTGGGCGTAGAGATTGGCGATGCAGCGTTAATCGGTGTGCAGAAGCGCATCATCGAGCGCTCGCGTGCCCTGAACAAAGTCGTGATCACGGCAACCCAGATGATGGAGTCCATGATCAACAGTCCGCTGCCGACTCGTGCAGAAGTCTTCGACGTAGCAAACGCGGTACTCGATGGTACTGACGCCGTTATGTTGTCGGCAGAGACTGCCGCCGGTAGTTTCCCGGTGCAAACAGTCGAGGCAATGGTGCGTATCATCATCGGTGCAGAAAAGCATCCGATGGCGAGCTTCAGCAAATATCGTATGGATGAGGAATTCACAACCATTGATGAATCCATCGCCCTGGCTGCAATGTATACCGCTAACCATCTGGATAAAGTGAAAGCGATTATTGCCTTCACCGAATCTGGCAGCACGCCAAGATTGATGTCACGGGTGGGCTCGCAGTTACCGATCTTTGCATTTTCCCGGCATATGCATACCCAGCGTCGAGTGGCGCTTTATCGCGGGGTTTATCCTGTACCTTTCGATACGGCCAGTACACCTTGTGCGGACGATTATTTGCGCGCAGTAAATAATCTGAAAGATGCGGGCGTTCTGGTGGATGGTGATCTGGTTATTTTGTCGAGTGGCGATACCAATCTGCTTGGTGGCACAAATACCATGAAGATCCTGCGAGTCGGCGATAAAATTTAA